A section of the Triticum dicoccoides isolate Atlit2015 ecotype Zavitan chromosome 7A, WEW_v2.0, whole genome shotgun sequence genome encodes:
- the LOC119328509 gene encoding uncharacterized protein LOC119328509 produces MGLKAAVFLSVPAAVTPLPTTLHRHHLPPSSYSSSRGSSASASRISAAVMATAVQPAVVVGGGRVGQALLSMGPSSGDLLLRRGEALPPAAPAGPILVCTRNDDLDGVLDATPKSRWPDLVFFQNGMLDPWLESKGLAGANQVLAYFAVSKLGEPPVDGITDANPEGLTAALGNWAPAVAARLQNGGLTCKVLDKDAFEKQMLEKLIWISAFMLVGARHPGATVGAVENEYRSEVSSLIAELASAAAAERGLSFDDGMEERLCAYSRAVAHFPTAVKEFKWRNGWFYSLTEKALAQGKPDPCPLHTAWLKEIKVI; encoded by the exons ATGGGCCTCAAAGCCGCCGTCTTTCTCTCCGTCCCCGCCGCCGTCACGCCGCTACCTACTACactccaccgccaccacctccccccctcctcctactcctcctccAGGGGCAGCAGCGCGTCCGCCTCCCGGATTTCAGCAGCGGTCATGGCCACggcggtgcagccggcggtggtggtgggcgGCGGCCGGGTGGGCCAGGCGCTGCTCTCCATGGGCCCCTCCTCCGGGGACCTACTCCTCCGCCGCGGCGAGGCGCTCCCGCCCGCCGCGCCGGCCGGGCCCATCCTGGTCTGCACCCGCAACGACGACCTCGACGGCGTGCTGGACGCCACCCCCAAATCCCGGTGGCCCGACCTGGTCTTCTTCCAGAACGGGATGCTGGACCCGTGGCTGGAGAGCAAGGGCCTCGCCGGCGCCAACCAGGTGCTCGCCTACTTCGCCGTCTCCAAGCTCGGCGAGCCCCCCGTCGACGGCATCACCGACGCCAACCCGGAGGGCCTCACCGCCGCCTTGGGCAACTGGGcacccgccgtcgccgcccgcctcCAGAACGGAGGCCTCACCTGCAAG GTGCTTGACAAGGACGCCTTCGAGAAGCAAATGCTGGAGAAGCTCATCTGGATTTCAGCCTTCATGCTCGTCGGAGCTCGCCATCCAGGGGCCACTGTTGGCGCGGTCGAAAACGAATACCGATCCGAG GTATCCAGCCTCATTGCTGAACTAGCATCTGCCGCGGCTGCGGAGCGGGGGCTTTCTTTCGACGACGGCATGGAAGAGAGGCTCTGCGCCTACTCCAGAGCCGTGGCGCACTTCCCGACCGCTGTCAAAGAG TTCAAGTGGAGGAACGGTTGGTTCTACTCGCTCACCGAGAAGGCCCTCGCGCAAGGGAAGCCTGATCCATGCCCGCTCCACACAGCTTGGCTCAAGGAGATTAAGGTCATATAG
- the LOC119328791 gene encoding signal peptide peptidase-like 5, producing the protein MAASAVLAVLLASALAGAAAGGDIVHQDDQAPKIPGCNNDFVLVKVQSWVGGNEGDEFVGVGARFGPKIVSKEKQATREPLTLADPIHACAPPKNKLVSGGVLLVERGKCKFTKKAKLAEAAGASGILIINSVTELYKMVCEKNETELDIHIPAVLLPKDAGQALRSLLTANTSSVGVQLYSPDRPVVDTAEVFLWLMAVGTVLCASYWSAWSAREAVTEQEKLLKDGHEVSLIVEGGGSSGIVDINVISAMMFVVVASCFLIMLYKLMSAWFIDLLVVIFCIGGVEGLQTCLVAVLSRWFTSAAGSFVKVPFFGAISYLTMAISPFCVVFAVLWAIYRQFPYAWIAQDILGIALIVTVIQIVRVPNLKVGSVLLSCAFLYDIFWVFVSKSLFHESVMIAVARGDNTDEDGVPMLLKIPRMFDPWGGYSIIGFGDILLPGLVVAFALRYDWAAKKSLRSGYFLWSASAYGTGLLITYVALNLMDGHGQPALLYIVPFTLGTLMSLGWKRGELRNLWFKGEPERVCTHQGYLQMAKPPPPAAAAHDNEDDEDDHEEEGKNTPSSSC; encoded by the exons ATGGCGGCGTCGGCGGTGCTGGCGGTGCTGCTGGCGTCGGCGctggcgggggcggcggccggcggcgacatCGTCCACCaggacgaccaagcccccaagatcCCCGGCTGCAACAACGACTTCGTCCTC GTCAAAGTGCAAAGCTGGGTGGGCGGCAATGAGGGCGACGAGTTCGTGGGCGTCGGCGCGCGCTTCGGCCCCAAGATTGTCTCCAAGGAGAAGCAGGCCACCCGGGAGCCGCTCACCCTCGCCGACCCCATCCACGCCTGCGCCCCTCCCAAAAACAAG CTGGTCTCCGGAGGCGTCCTCCTGGTCGAGAGGGGGAAATGCAAGTTCACCAAGAAGGCCAAGCTCGCCGAGGCCGCCGGCGCTTCCGGGATACTCATCATAAACTCTGTCACCG AGCTGTACAAGATGGTCTGTGAAAAGAACGAAACAGAGCTTGACATACACATACCCGCAGTTCTCTTGCCCAAAGACGCGGGCCAGGCTCTGCGTTCGCTTCTTACAGCTAATACATCATCAG TTGGTGTGCAGCTATACTCTCCAGATCGCCCCGTAGTCGATACGGCGGAGGTGTTCCTCTGGCTCATGGCCGTCGGCACCGTCCTCTGCGCGTCCTACTGGTCAGCATGGAGTGCCAGAGAAGCCGTTACTGaacaggagaagctcctgaag GATGGACATGAAGTTTCACTGATTGTTGAGGGTGGAGGTTCTAGTGGCATCGTGGACATCAACGTGATATCGGCCATGATGTTTGTTGTGGTCGCGTCGTGCTTCCTGATAATGCTTTACAAGCTCATGTCCGCCTGGTTTATCGATCTACTGGTTGTGATCTTCTGCATCGGAGGTGTAGAG GGCCTGCAAACATGCTTGGTGGCTGTATTATCAAG ATGGTTTACATCTGCTGCGGGATCTTTTGTGAAAGTGCCCTTCTTTGGAGCAATCTCATACCTTACAATGGCAATATCCCCATTTTGCGTTGTGTTTGCTGTTCTGTGGGCTATTTACCGTCAGTTCCCCTACGCTTGGATCGCCCAAGATATCCTT GGCATTGCGCTGATAGTCACTGTCATCCAAATCGTCAGAGTACCTAACCTCAAG GTCGGTTCAGTTCTTCTGAGCTGTGCGTTCCTGTATGATATCTTCTGGGTGTTTGTCTCCAAGAGTTTGTTCCATGAGAGCGTGATGATTGCG GTTGCTCGTGGTGACAATACCGACGAAGACGGTGTGCCCATGCTGCTAAAGATCCCGCGGATGTTCGACCCGTGGGGCGGGTACAGCATCATTGGCTTTGGCGACATCCTTCTTCCTGGCCTGGTTGTTGCATTTGCGTTAAG GTATGACTGGGCTGCGAAGAAGAGCCTGCGATCTGGCTATTTCCTGTGGTCGGCGTCGGCCTACGGCACCG GGCTCCTGATCACGTACGTGGCGCTGAACCTGATGGACGGGCACGGGCAGCCGGCGCTGCTCTACATCGTGCCTTTCACCCTAG GGACGCTGATGTCGCTGGGGTGGAAGAGGGGGGAGCTGCGGAACCTGTGGTTCAAGGGTGAGCCGGAGCGCGTGTGCACCCATCAGGGCTACCTGCAGATGGCcaagcctcctcctcctgctgctgctgcccatgataatgaggatgatgaggatgaccATGAGGAGGAGGGCAAGAACACACCATCATCGTCTTGTTAG